In Cydia fagiglandana chromosome 23, ilCydFagi1.1, whole genome shotgun sequence, the genomic window taatcgtgcagtctaacgcaactagttgcgaccaatcgcgcgcgtgatgcgaactcatcgaccaatcgcgttgtagcggtgtcgcACCGCTGtcatgccccattcttattgcccgtaagccagtcctgagatatacgtcaatggtgtaataattatgaatatgtATCGTTTGTTAGTTTGATTGTGATAAATGTAATAGTTATGCTTCGCCATTTATTTAGTTACTCGTAGAATCGGTTATAACAGAGCATTTCATATTTAGAATGTAAGTTatgttaagtaggtataggtagtgAGCAGCATAAAGTTATACTTAATGTGGTTAGCCGCTAAATAGGTAAACCTGTTGGTAAGTGATGACCGTAGCCTGTGAACGCTTGCTAATCTAAGAGATATGAACATATACTTGTAGGATTGTAGTAGATGTTGGGGTTAGGTGATTTAGTTATTGACCCGTCCGTAGTAATTGGCCTGTTTCTTACTGCTTTAATATGGAGTGGCCAAATACTATATCACTCACCCTTTATAACAAGGATAAGGCTATTAAAATTAAGGAACAAATACAAGTACCATCAACACAGGACATTTGTCGATCTCagaacaattattatgaaaatatatacatttttaaaatacgagtacctataacCATATTGCTGGTCACTACCAAATAaacgtaaaagaaatatttttatagaagTCACAGTAAATGGTAAATATTAGTTAggaacacatacatacatacatacatatatagaaTATGTAaaagaaatacatgtaatatgtCACTACTTTCAAAACAACTTATCTGgttcaatcaaaaataaaaactatgtaTTAGATTagatgcatacagagttactgcaTTCCAACTTTGAGTAGCAATGTAAGATACGAGATTTTTAAAGTAGTGTCGAAATACAAGGataaatgtacagtcaaaaAATTTATTTTCTGTACCATTTCATATTGTTACtctgacaaggtacgaaattatacagaaataaaattcctcgtaggtatatataatatttttgatcctgggctataaccgcgaaaatcgaagtacgcaaattgcggggatttttctctgtcactctaattacgccttcgttggagtaaaagataaagatccccacaatttgcgaatttcggttttagCGGTAGTCGCTCTGTGTTGTCTGTCGTTTACATTCCACGTAAAATAAGACAATAAGGTCGTAAGGACTGTAAAGAAGGAATAAATACTTTTTcaatataattgttttatttaaggtCAACATATGTATTTGAATGGTATGTAAATTATATGCAGTGatatatttatatgaaacaaTAATTCCTTTTCACTTTATGGTTTGTTATTATAGTCTGTATCgactgtatctttaggtattaaataaaagtaaacaatgaaTTTGtacgggtagttataacatttattggttaaccaaccaaatacaaaaacgCTTGGATCAGTTACTGAActacctgactttaacctacattatttgatcatgtaatgttttcatctaccctcaactagcttaaggagccattttgagggtagattatgtttacttttatttaaatacctaaagatacagagtataggttgCACTATTTGCATCTCTATCATCTCATTCCGCAGTATGTCAAATCGACGCATCGATGCAACGCAATAACAAACTATTAACAAACCTTGAAGTCATGAAGTGGTTTCCAAAATGTCTGCGAAAATATTAGTACAGTCagtactaatatttattactacattgcccgcttagcaactctactgctgactgtacaaatctGGCTTCAGTGCAAGTTAAGGCGATTTCGCCATTTTTGAATACGTTAATTTGAATGTAAAATATCATCCGCCGGTTTACTAATACTAATATTACTAAATTTAACTTCCAACCCTTCCCTTTGCGGCGTGCATGCCATGGGTCCAACAAAATACTTGCTGGCTGTAGGAAACGGGCAAAGTCTGAGTAAAGTCCAAATTTGGTTGTCTATGGAATATTTGACACATACAGCGTCGCGGAGGCGGGTGAGGCGGAGGTAGAATTTGTTGGGGTTGCCAGGAAATATGCCTGAAAAAAATTAGCGAAATTGTGaaatttgaagttttgtataaCTCAAGAGTCTGTGtggaaaaagaagagtcgtcgtagaatgtattggatctCATACATTTCAAAACTCTTCTCTATCCGCACAGAGTCTACAAGTTCGACGTAATCTTTTTGTGAGTTTAAGTTACTTTTACGTGAGTCCATGACTTCAAAATCATCATAGGTAAATATAGTCTGGCAAGAAAACTTTGTTGGGATCGGgtagttattttaaacgtcaaacttctatgaaattatgacatataaataacacttgcactgcgtatgctatcaaaattgttgcagacttttcttagtctaactctaacacATACCAGTAGCCCAGTCCGAAACTCCATTGGTAAGGACGCTTCCGATCATAGGCTGCCCGTCGTTATACTCGATACCAGCCTTTAACCAATGGTGCTCATCTATGTAGATCATGAGACCCGCTTGATCGTAGAGAGTTTTGAAATTTGCTTCGACGCAAACCTGAAACGAGTGCAGTTTAGGATACGTGCAAACTGTAAGGTGCATAACAAAATTAGCAAAGAAAAACTTGTATTTCTCATACACCGTTCAAGGTGCCTTTCTGTACGCAGgttgtttaaaaaataccgcTATAAAAACAATTGTTGccaatattttgtaataataaaaaatcagaaaatcaCTAATTGAGACTTGAGACACCatgaaatatacctatttaaaaagtAATACTGTTTTTGTGAAgtatttaacatttattttcaataaacaAATTTCACTAAAATGTTAGAGTGGGCGAGATGTGGGGAGAAAGTAAACCTCGTGTAGGACCACTCCTTTAGATTAATAGTGGCAGAGGAAAAGAAAGCTAACgcctattaaaataaatatggttTACTGTATTAATTACTGTACCTCCAAAGTGAAGTCATCTTTTATTTCCACTCCATACAGATGTCCAGTATTAAAAGCGAAACCGTAAAAAGTTTTCTGCCAAAAGTCAGTTTTATTATCAGTAGAAAATTCGAGCACGTCCTTGTTAGCTTTCCAGTGTTTCGGTTCATTGAGCCATTTGAAATCGGTAAACGAAACCTTACTAAAAGTGGATGCCTCCATTATAGATCACTAAAGATTACTGGAGTTTACATATtagaacatttatatttatatgaacCAGGGGGTAACGTAATAAACAAGTACGTGGCAGGAAACGGACAGCAGAATTAGATCAGCATGAAAGTGATTGGTCCTTGTTTATCAACGATTGTTAGTTTCAAGTATTTATATAGAAAATCCTTGAGATGGAGAGTTTGCTGTGCAATTTCAAGTCCTTTAGTGAAGTGATCGTTATCAACGTCGTATTTACATTCCAACTTCAGTAACTGGATTACGTAATTTCGTGAAACGAAATTTTAGCAATATTTAAGAAAGTAATATGGCAACACCAACAATgtcaaaagttttttttacgCTCCCAACTCTACGCAGAATCAAAATGGCCTCACTTCCGTCAAGTGCACACCGGCGTCATGGGCTCGCGTGGTTTATGaagaaaataaagtttatttttgtgtatAGATAGTCAAAAAAGAATAAAACATTggatttttaataataagttcCTGAGTTTCAAATGGGCAAACCAGGTAAGATATTTATTACATCTTCGCATTGACATGTAAGATCGATTTTTGCGTCCAGATAACTAGCACGTTTTTACGTTTATTCAGTATTTTACTGTATCAATTTATATGTTATTACACCTAAAACAGCTTATAATGAATACTTACTCTCTAACTTcgcattaaatatgaaatatcacatgtggtattttaggttaggtttggatTATATTCGCAGCATTTGTTtgattttttgtataaaataaccACAAGGTAGTCCACGTTGCCATTAACTTTACATCTTTATTATGATAACTGTTTAATTACGGTGTTATATTCTTTATTCGGTTATTTCTTTAACCCCACGTGTAGGCATGCTTGATAGGCGTCTCATGATCTTATCGCCCATACAAGCAAACATAACCTCGTTTTCTAGTTTCGGTACAACAAGGCAAtatccgcgaaaatcgaagttcgcaaattacaggcatctttgtcactctaattacgcattcattggagtaaaagcgAAATATCCACGAAATTtatgaatttcggttttcgtagTTGCCCCTCTGATATAACACCCATGTCTACAAATGTAGTATGCATGTGGTGGTCTTAATCCAGTAATTTTAGTTCAATATTTCTTGCATTCCATAGTTATCCTGTGacataacattttttaatttacataatatttttaatacttttaGCCATGCTGCTTAAATTAATACAAGTATGAGAACGTGATTTAGTTCTATTTAAATTTACAGCCATTGTTGATTGAGTTCTAGTGTAGTGTCCACCAATATCATGGTATCtcactctcattaagcaaaatgtgagacaatttgaaatgacgtaatttatgaatagccccttagctCCAGtcaaaaaaacaatacattttaaCATGACATAATTTACCTTTAAGGCTATTCAATTAAGATCCAATTTTGCTTTCAAAGCTTTCTTTGGgctttaggcactggtcccactgcgagctagtaagctatgagctatcggctataaacatgAACAAAAGATAatcactcccgtgtaaataaaagagacacggcgatatttatagttactcgcccagcggtgacctgtaaatatcgccgtgtctcttttatttacacgggagtgcttatcttttgttcacgtttatagccgatagctcatagcttactagctcgcggtgggaccagtgcctaaagtTTAACAATCCTTGTTATGTACATTTAGAGCTGCCATTCCTTTCCTACAGGCTTCCCGTATTTGCTCTATATTGGAGCCTTAGGGGGCTTTTGAAATGTGGTTATTGAAAGAAATGTTAAACTAAGTGTTTAGAAATAAGCCATTGTAAATTAAGGAAATGTAAACATCAGATAAAAATTActgaatgtttttaatataataaagcCTGAACATTTAGCACAATgtatataaataggtaatgCATTTAGCTGTCAACACAGTGTCATTACAAtgacaaaaaaaccgggcaagtgcgagtcggactcgcgcacgaagggttccgtaccaaaatgaaaaaaaaatttaaaaaaaagcaaaaagaaaacggtcacccatccaagtactgaccactcccgacgttgcttaactttggtcaaaaatcacgtttgttgtatgggagctccatttaaatctttattttattctgtttttagtatttgttgttatagtggcaacaaaaatacatcatctgtgaaaatttcagctgtctagctatcacggttcgtgagatacagcctggtgacagacagacggacaccgaagtcttagtaatagggtcccgttttaccctttgggtacggaaccctaaaaatgatgatCAGTGGTCCCTCTAACCTGACCTATTCGTGAAGACTATATCCACTTACCCACTTCTGATAACCCCACTAAACCCCCCTTTCATACCCTATTCAAACATCACTACAACACCTGATACGTTTCAGAGTTCAACGGAGGCCGTGGTGGCGGCCGCGGGGGTTTCGGCGGCGGCcgggggcgcgggggcgggggtgGGAGGGGAGGCTTTGGAGGTCGCgggggcggcggcggccgcgggGGATTCGAGAAGAGGGGCGGAGGCAGAGGGTTTGGCAGAGGAGGAGCAGGCGGTGGTAagaatttttttacatattttaatatgtacagttagcagcagaaattgctaagcgggccaggtgttcataATGattttgacgcgactttattgttaagagaataagagtgtatcaaggtaattttgaacaccttgcccgcttagcaacttctgctgctgactgtatgacACGAAGCTTAGTATGGCGCTGCGCTACTAAAGACTCCAGCTGCTGGTAGTGTTTAAATTTCAgtgttcaaattaaaaatgaactaGTCTTTAGTTTATGGAGTGTGAATATGATGGTAATTGAGTGGAGTTGAAGATATACCATAGAAATAAACAACAGTTGGACCCTCTCCAAGTATTGACGATATTGACATCAATTATGTCACCAAACATACAATTTTGTATGTTCCAAATACTATGTCACTATCAACTATTCAGCGGAAGTCTTGAGGACCTACTGCTGAAATCGAATTGTTGCGAAATGCCTTTATCATGCATATTCGAGCATAAAAGAGTCAGATAAATGAACAAAGTTGTATGTTGAAGGTCCTCAGATGAAGCATATTAAAACATGACCTATTCATTAGGATTAGGACACAAAAGTGATGATCAGTGGTCCCTCTAACCTGACCTATTCGTGAAGACTATATCCACTTACCCACTTCTGATGCTGCGTCACCAACTTACAGCTTGCCTCATGGTCTTACCGTTCTAATATTTTCTTGTGTTGACAGGCCGCGGTCGTGGTGGCGGCGGTAGAGGAGGCGGTGGCTTCAAGGGAGGCAAGCAAGTTATCATTGAGCCACACAGGTTAGTCCTTTTTTTGTACATATGTGGtacctatagttagttttttttagcattagaaagaactccgcagaagcaagcgtgcagtttttatcaggctcgttaattgttaataattattgaattatctaatgtagcatggtcaatacatataatttacttcaaattattgccgctaaaagtgccagatttagaaccacaagcgaacttctgcaaagttctttctaatgctaaaaaaagcgGACTATATCTGGAggatgttatatttttttatctatgaatagtatttaaaaaaataaccaagCCCAAGTTTAGACATTTAAAAACTGAAAGTTATATTATCACTCCCTCTGGGCTAGAATTAAAAACACCTTGCAATAAAGATAAAATTCATGAGTTAAAAAAagctaataaaattaattagttttttttagagTTACTTGAATTGTCAATTCTCTACTTCACCCTTTAGTCTTTGAAATGATGTTTTTCTACAAAACTTTCGTTCTTCTGAAAGCGAATGCTTGAAGCAACATTTGTATCTGATCAACTGCAAATCAAATTACCAGTTGTGTTCCTTATGTTCATTTAGTtaataagtgttttttttaacagaCACGCTGGAGTATTCATCGCCAGAGGCAAAGAGGATGCTCTAGTCACC contains:
- the LOC134675905 gene encoding uncharacterized protein LOC134675905; the protein is MEASTFSKVSFTDFKWLNEPKHWKANKDVLEFSTDNKTDFWQKTFYGFAFNTGHLYGVEIKDDFTLEVCVEANFKTLYDQAGLMIYIDEHHWLKAGIEYNDGQPMIGSVLTNGVSDWATGIFPGNPNKFYLRLTRLRDAVCVKYSIDNQIWTLLRLCPFPTASKYFVGPMACTPQREGLEVKFSNISISKPADDILHSN